The Chryseobacterium phocaeense genome includes the window CTGATGAAATATTAATGATTCCTCCGCCATCATTGATAAAAGGAAGCATTTTCTGGGTCAGAAAGAAGACTCCTTTGAAATGAACATCTACAATATCATCCAGCTGTTCTTCAGTAGTTTCCGTAATGGGTGCGTACAAAGCGGTTCCTGCATTATTAACCAGATAATCAATATTTGAATTTCCGGTTTCACTTTCCAGATAATCTGTGATGTTTTTAATGAATGCATCGAAACTTTTCACATCCCTGGTATCAAGCTGGTAAGCAATGGCCTTTTGCCCCAATGCTTTTATTTCATTGACCACAGCATCCGCTTCTTCTCTGCTGCTGTTATAGGTTATGATAACGTCTAATCCTTTCTGGGCAATTTTAAGGGCTGCATTTTTTCCAAGTCCGCGGCTTCCACCGGTTACCAATGCGATTTTTGATTTTGTATTCATTATTAGTATGATTTACTGTTGTTATTTAATGATACAAAGTTGGCACATTCTGCAGAAGAAACCTTTGCCCCAATCAATCTGAAATTTGCAAAAATCAAATCACGACCGGAATTCCATTGGGGTGACTGATGTTTTCCTTTTAAAAAAGTTGGAAAAATGGGCGATTTCTTCAAAACCGAGCGCATAGGAGATCTCGGAAACATTCCATTTGGTTTGTCTCAGCAGGATTTTTGCTTCCTGAACCAGCCGGTCCGCGATGAATTCCGTTGTCGTCTTCCCAGTGTTTTCTTTGAGTTTTTTATTTAAATAATTCACATGAACCGCCAGCCTGTCGGCATAATCTTTTGCGGTTTTTAGCTGAAGCCTCTGTTCGGAAGATTCGATGGGAAACTGTCTTTCCAAAAGCTCTATAAATAATGAAACCACCCTTAATGAAGCGTTGCTGGAAGCAGATAATGTTGCGGCAGGCTGGAGTTTTTGTCCATAGTGGATCAGCTCCAGCACATAGTTTCTGATCAGGTCATATTTAAAAACATAATCGGAGGCTATTTCCTGCTTTATTTTAGTAAACAGGGTTTCTATTTCATCTGCCAGCTCATCTTCAATCTCAAATAAAGGAATATTTCCGGGCTGAAATATCGGCAGATCTTCCAGGGAAAACCTCGATTGTGCCTTAATGAAAAAATCTTCGGTAAAGACACAGAAACTTCCTGACTGTGCGGGGTCCTCAGGAACCCAATGATAAGGAACTTTTGGCGTTGCAAACAACAATGCATTTTTTTTGATCGCTATAATTTTATCTGCATACTCAGCCCTGTTTTTACCCCTGATCAGGCTGATTTTATAGTATTTCCTGCGGTTATAGGGCATTTCTGAGGTGGTTTTCGCCCGTTCTATCGTCTGCCGGATATCGAATACATTAAAGTGCCCGATATCTTTGTGAAGCCCTTTCGGAAAAATACTTTCAAGGTCTTTTCCCAGCTTGGCAGCCATCTCTTTATAAAAATCTTCCAGGGAGGCATGAGCAATCTTTTCCATAACCGATGATTTGTAAAATTCAAATATACAAAGTTAGCAGGATTTTAAAATTAAAAAATATTTTACTTTTTTCTTCATCAGGTGATATACATTTGAAGATTTTTATTAACTTAGTTTTCAACTAACTCACTAAAAATCAAAACAATGAAAAATCAAGATGTACCAAAAGGAAAAAAACTGAACAAAAAACAGTTGAGAAGCATTACTGGGGGATTAATGGACTGCATTGATCCAATGACCGGAGGCTGCAGAAAAATATCAATGGGCTGCGCACAGCTGCAATGCAGGCCAATTATTGATCCTTTATAGGAAATACATAAACCGTTCGATAGTGAACGGTTTTTTTATGTGCTGCAAAAGTTTAGGTGGTGACATCCTTATCCTGCAGATTTGCAGGATTAACTTTTTAAACATTAAGATGATTTAAGACGATAAGAATAGTTAAGAGAAAATCTAAAGATTTTTAAGCAGAGTGTTGCTTTTCATACAGAATACAATACTTTGATTGAAGTAGGCTTTTTGCTTTTATTAATTAGAAAACATAAAATATAGTTTTTTTTCTTCAACAGGTGAAATATGTGGATATTTTCCATATATTCGTTTCCAACTAACCTACTAAAAATCAAAATAATGAAAAACCTGTTTTTACAAGGAGGAAAAAAGCTAAGCAAAAAACAATTAAAAACTATCGCAGGAGGTCTCCTGAACTGTATGGAGCCGGTACTTTGCCAGAACCCGCCATGCGAACCATCTTCTGATCCTTTTGGATGTACAATTATTTCAAAGGTTTGTGCACAGAAAGAATGCAGACCTCAACTTTAATTTTTAAATTCAACATCAACTAAAACCAAAGAACCATGAAAAACTTACACTTAGACAAGGGGAAAAAATTGAACAAAAGAGAATTAAGATCTATTACAGGTGGTAAGGAGCAGTGCATTGATCCGGCTACCGGAGAGTGCAGAAAGTATGGTAATGGCTGTGCTGAAGCAAAGTGCCGTATTATCATTATAGATCCTATCGAAGTTATATAAACTTAGAAATACCTTATAAAAACCGCCTCCTGAGGCGGTTTTTCTGTTATGATCCCTTTTCTGCTATCTCCATTAAATATATTGCTCAATTCTGAACAGTAGTTTTAAACAACAGTTCCTCCTGTTATTTCAAGAATCCATTTACCGTTCTTAAATTCAGCGGAATAATCATTCGTAAAGCTATTCCCCGATGTGTAAATGTAGAATTTATCGGGATCCTTCTTATCTCTTTTGATTTTTGAAATACTTCCTCCGACTACATCCGTCATTCGAACATAATACCCCTGCTTGCTTTCTTTTTCAGGAATAAATAATACTCTCAATCCGGGATTGATCTGGTGAAAATAATCACAATCACTTTCATAAACAGCAAAAGAATAATGAAGCTTTTTAAAATTCAATGCACCATAATCAGGCAACAGCATTTCGTATAATTGACTAAACTTGTTCTTCTCAGATTTGAACATAGGATTCATATCATCAAAATCATTTATTCCATCTCCATCTGTATCGTTACTACGGGCATTCAGACCCAAACTGTTCTCAAATATATCGTTATATCCATCATTATCAGAGTCTATCATTAAATCTTTCAATTTAATTTTAAAAAGCTTACCGTCTTCCATAGCTGAATAATCATCATATCCCGGAAGTCCCGGTACTTTTATAATTTTTACCAGACTTCCTTCAGCCTGAAAAAAACCATCCTTTACAATAGGATTCTCCTGGACTTTGTTAATATAATAATGGCTAAAACTGATTCCAAGAAAATAGGCATCTGCCTGACCTTTTTCAATTTTCAACAACCAATACCCCAGACTATTGCTTCCCAGGGCATACCACACATTATTTAAAAGCTGTTTGTGAGAATATTCAAACTGATCTGAAAACTTTGCCCTGAAAATCTCAAATTCTTCCTGATCGGCTTTCCATTTCTTTTCAGCTTCTTCAAGAGAATATCCAAATAAGCGTGCTTCAGTACTATCTTTTTTAAAAGTTCTGTATCTTTTGAGATTAACGATTTCCAGATAATCCGGCTGATCATCAAGAATCTGTTTTACAGTATATGTTTCTTTTTCCACATAGCCTTTAAATATATCATCTTTATCATCAATAAAACATTTCTTTTCAATACTCTCCGAGCAGGAAATGAATAGTACAGATATTAAAAGATAGACGTATTTCATCGGTTAAATTTGCAGAACAATTGCAAAAAACGCTCCAGAGATAAACCCTGGAGCGTTTTTCTATAATAACTAACTTTAATATTTTCTTATACGTTGAATCTGAAGTGCATGATGTCTCCATCCTGAACAATGTATTCTTTACCTTCTACAGAAAGTTTTCCGGCTTCTTTTACTTTTACTTCAGACCCGTAGCTGATATAATCGTTGTACTTGATTACTTCTGCACGGATGAAACCTTTTTCGAAGTCTGTGTGAATTACTCCTGCTGCCTGTGGTGCCGTCCATCCCTGTCCTATCGTCCATGCTCTTACTTCCTTCACTCCTGCAGTAAAATACGTCTGAAGTTTCAGAAGGTCGTAGGCTTTTCTGATCAAACGGTTTACTCCCGGCTCTTCAAGGCCAAGCTCTTCAAGGAATATTTCTCTCTCTTCGTACGTTTCAAGCTCATTGATATCAGCCTCAATCTGTGCGGCAAGAACTACAATCTCTGCTCCTTCATTTTTAGCCATTGCTTCTATCTTTCCTACCCATTCGTTTCCGTTTTTGATGGAATTTTCGTCTACATTACAAACATAAAGTACAGGCTTTTTCGTTAAAAGCTGAATATCGTCGATGATTGCTTTTGTAAGATCGTTTACAGGAAATTCTCTTGCATTTTTTCCGTCCTCAATAAATTTCTCCAGGCTTTGAAGGGTTTCGTATACCAGGATATCATCTTTCTTTCCGGATTTAATGAACTTTTTAGCTTTCTCAACTGCTTTTCCTACGGTTTCAAGGTCTTTCAGCTGAAGCTCTATGTCAATAATTTCCTTATCTCTAAGCGGATCTACAGAACCTTCTACGTGGATAATATTTCCATTATCGAAACATCTTAAAACATGGATAATAGCTTCACACTCACGGATATTGGCCAGAAACTGATTTCCCAGTCCTTCCCCTTTGCTGGCGCCTTTTACAAGACCTGCAATATCTACGATTTCAACAACCGCGGGTAGTACTCTCTCAGGGTTTACTAATTTTTCCAGCTCAAACAGTCGCTGATCCGGCACGGATACCGTTCCTAAGTTCGGCTCTATGGTACAGAAAGGATAGTTTGCTGACTGGGCTTTAGCATTGCTCAGGCAATTAAAGAGCGTTGATTTACCTACATTCGGAAGGCCTACGATTCCACATTTCATATTGTAAAATTCAAAGTTTAAAGGTTTAAAGTCTAAAGTTCAATGCTTAAAATTATAAGGCTTTTCACCCGATTTGTTGAATCTTGAACTTTCAGCGTGCAAAGATAGGGAATTTTGAGGGAGATTCATAATAAAAAAATCTGCCAGGCTTCTGACAGATTTTTAATAATTTTAATTCAACAATCGGTTTTATGGGTTATCTCCGGTAGCGTCCTGGGCCAGCGGAACATCGTTTGGTGCTTCCTGTAATGTTTTATCTAAAGTAAATAAAGATTCATCGGTGGCTCTGTCTCCTCCTGCAATTTTCAGTTTATCGATCAGGTTGGACGCCAGGGTTTCTTCTTCTATCTGCTCCTGAACAAACCACTGCATAAAATTCCATGTTGCCCAGTCTTTCTCTTCTAAAGCCAGATCTACGATTCTGTAGATGGCTGTAGTATTATCCA containing:
- the ychF gene encoding redox-regulated ATPase YchF; translation: MKCGIVGLPNVGKSTLFNCLSNAKAQSANYPFCTIEPNLGTVSVPDQRLFELEKLVNPERVLPAVVEIVDIAGLVKGASKGEGLGNQFLANIRECEAIIHVLRCFDNGNIIHVEGSVDPLRDKEIIDIELQLKDLETVGKAVEKAKKFIKSGKKDDILVYETLQSLEKFIEDGKNAREFPVNDLTKAIIDDIQLLTKKPVLYVCNVDENSIKNGNEWVGKIEAMAKNEGAEIVVLAAQIEADINELETYEEREIFLEELGLEEPGVNRLIRKAYDLLKLQTYFTAGVKEVRAWTIGQGWTAPQAAGVIHTDFEKGFIRAEVIKYNDYISYGSEVKVKEAGKLSVEGKEYIVQDGDIMHFRFNV
- a CDS encoding helix-turn-helix domain-containing protein is translated as MEKIAHASLEDFYKEMAAKLGKDLESIFPKGLHKDIGHFNVFDIRQTIERAKTTSEMPYNRRKYYKISLIRGKNRAEYADKIIAIKKNALLFATPKVPYHWVPEDPAQSGSFCVFTEDFFIKAQSRFSLEDLPIFQPGNIPLFEIEDELADEIETLFTKIKQEIASDYVFKYDLIRNYVLELIHYGQKLQPAATLSASSNASLRVVSLFIELLERQFPIESSEQRLQLKTAKDYADRLAVHVNYLNKKLKENTGKTTTEFIADRLVQEAKILLRQTKWNVSEISYALGFEEIAHFSNFFKRKTSVTPMEFRS
- a CDS encoding SDR family NAD(P)-dependent oxidoreductase produces the protein MNTKSKIALVTGGSRGLGKNAALKIAQKGLDVIITYNSSREEADAVVNEIKALGQKAIAYQLDTRDVKSFDAFIKNITDYLESETGNSNIDYLVNNAGTALYAPITETTEEQLDDIVDVHFKGVFFLTQKMLPFINDGGGIINISSGLARFALPGSSVYGSMKAGVEMLTKYMAKELGSRRIKANVIAPGAIETDFGGGRTRDDEHVNSMVSSITALGRAGLPDDIGGVVAFLCTDDAGWINGQRIEASGGMFL
- a CDS encoding bacteriocin, which produces MKNQDVPKGKKLNKKQLRSITGGLMDCIDPMTGGCRKISMGCAQLQCRPIIDPL